From Acinetobacter suaedae, one genomic window encodes:
- a CDS encoding Smr/MutS family protein: protein MSNKDSSLSKEHQKLLKQFKKQISNPHSSKVANQPENKNSQAEAEELEDSELFKKALSGVKPIDNGNIAQIRTKPSKKVDAQTLAKRAAAEGGTEQELTEISDTQAILNPVASQAALSYRIATLQHKVFEDLKAGKIRWFEAVDLHGCTVEQARAAVLQIIQMAKDENQNVIKIVHGKGPEAILKTYVNGWLRQHRDVLAFVSAPENQGGTGAVLVLLKRAEKNPKYKQ, encoded by the coding sequence ATGAGCAATAAAGATTCATCGCTTTCTAAAGAGCACCAAAAGTTATTAAAGCAATTTAAAAAGCAAATCTCCAATCCTCATTCAAGCAAAGTTGCCAATCAGCCTGAGAATAAAAATTCTCAGGCTGAGGCTGAAGAATTGGAGGATAGCGAGCTTTTTAAAAAAGCGTTATCGGGTGTAAAACCCATTGATAATGGCAATATCGCACAGATTCGGACTAAACCTTCAAAGAAAGTAGATGCCCAAACTTTGGCAAAACGCGCAGCAGCAGAAGGTGGCACTGAGCAAGAACTTACTGAGATCTCTGATACCCAAGCGATTTTAAATCCTGTGGCAAGCCAAGCTGCTCTTAGTTATCGCATTGCGACACTACAGCACAAAGTATTTGAAGATTTAAAAGCAGGTAAAATTCGCTGGTTTGAAGCGGTGGATTTACACGGTTGTACCGTTGAACAAGCACGCGCCGCAGTTTTGCAAATCATTCAGATGGCTAAAGACGAAAATCAAAATGTCATCAAAATCGTACATGGAAAAGGCCCAGAAGCGATTTTAAAAACCTATGTGAACGGTTGGCTCAGACAACACCGTGATGTACTGGCATTTGTCAGCGCCCCCGAAAACCAAGGTGGCACTGGCGCAGTTTTAGTACTATTAAAACGTGCAGAAAAGAACCCAAAGTACAAACAATAA
- the folE gene encoding GTP cyclohydrolase I FolE, whose translation MQQSYANILTAVGEDLTRPGLQDTPMRAAKAFSFLTSGYSKTLAEVTNGAVFPSDNHEMVLVKNIEFYSLCEHHLLPFYGRVHIAYLPEGQVLGLSKFARITEMFARRLQIQENLTQQIAEAVAEVTQARGVAVVIDSAHMCMMMRGVGKQESTTRTVSFVGDFKTDKDARREFLSAVPESY comes from the coding sequence ATGCAGCAATCGTACGCAAATATCTTAACTGCCGTTGGTGAAGATCTTACTCGCCCAGGTCTACAAGATACACCTATGCGTGCGGCTAAAGCTTTCTCATTTTTAACTTCTGGCTATAGCAAAACGCTTGCTGAAGTAACAAATGGTGCTGTTTTTCCATCCGATAACCATGAAATGGTATTGGTTAAAAATATTGAATTTTATTCACTTTGTGAGCATCACTTGCTTCCATTTTATGGGCGTGTGCATATTGCCTACTTACCTGAAGGTCAGGTTCTCGGTTTATCAAAATTTGCACGTATTACTGAAATGTTTGCACGTCGTTTACAGATTCAGGAGAATTTGACTCAGCAAATCGCAGAAGCGGTTGCAGAAGTCACACAGGCGCGTGGTGTAGCTGTAGTTATCGACTCAGCGCATATGTGCATGATGATGCGTGGTGTTGGCAAACAAGAGTCAACTACACGTACCGTTTCTTTTGTGGGTGATTTTAAAACAGACAAAGATGCACGTCGTGAGTTTTTAAGTGCCGTTCCAGAAAGTTATTAA
- a CDS encoding cupin domain-containing protein: MSSLHLAGFGELSQPEASIDYPRPDRLVTGNPKRLTYSLYEHPHMDCGIWQCEVGAWNIQFADNKQEFFQVIEGVVRIHDANTASFVEVTAGNAGIIPPAFVGTFEVVEAVKKYYVIVEV; encoded by the coding sequence ATGTCATCTCTTCACTTAGCAGGTTTTGGTGAATTATCTCAACCTGAAGCGAGTATTGATTACCCACGTCCCGATCGTCTGGTCACGGGAAATCCAAAACGCCTGACTTATAGTCTATATGAGCATCCTCATATGGACTGTGGAATTTGGCAGTGTGAGGTGGGAGCTTGGAATATCCAATTTGCGGACAATAAACAAGAGTTCTTTCAAGTCATTGAAGGTGTCGTGCGAATCCACGATGCCAACACAGCTTCATTTGTTGAAGTGACTGCTGGAAATGCAGGTATTATTCCTCCTGCATTTGTGGGTACATTTGAAGTGGTTGAAGCAGTTAAAAAATACTATGTGATTGTTGAAGTATAA
- a CDS encoding Lnb N-terminal periplasmic domain-containing protein, translating into MKFLTFAITAFLSHIAHAAIEPNINNYQQLAEQKKLDQHITWQRLMYAEQAKKSEVTYTGYFYAKDGQINLLNELKADIQALFIASDDNQSIRCKFPARSRWLMQQLNIDSKQLPAVNCPEFDEWINQINPHKATLIYATDFMGNPSSMFGHTLLRLDPKDQQQLNLVSYAINYAATVNNQDNWSYAWKGLTGQYPGEYSLMPYYRKVKEYGDFESRDLWEYELNLTPEETRFLVEHIWEMQHVSFPYYFVSDNCAYRLLGLIDLVRPNLNLKAQFNYAAIPIETLKAVDQQKLVKDVIYRPALETQLLSQAKQHGSSLAKVAHNVAFTPIEQVSEILQPYEIHDQAKILEMAYDDLYLKYISHKADADFAPIHLRQLLAKRSQIQIDKQRQEPQRPSIQPVEGHHARNISVNIGEVQGKTFIELGHRQAYHDLIDPSGGYRLGTQLLFLNGALQYREDKLKLEHLDLLAVNSYNPIHPFKAPLTWGFNLGWKQEAIDQGDFTDQSQHGVMNLNMQVGYSLADDDRKHLCYAQVQGHLQGGRALEKGWRIGAGPTLGCMNQWTNQVNSLLQVELPYWEDQKQWGLRVGTQVQYSLNANNAIRLNWKYEQQDHKDWNKLGLAFIRFF; encoded by the coding sequence ATGAAATTTTTAACTTTTGCGATTACTGCTTTTTTATCTCATATTGCACATGCTGCGATTGAGCCAAATATCAATAATTACCAGCAACTTGCTGAACAGAAAAAATTAGACCAACATATTACGTGGCAGCGTTTAATGTATGCTGAGCAGGCCAAAAAAAGCGAAGTCACATATACAGGATATTTTTATGCCAAAGATGGGCAAATAAACTTACTCAATGAGTTAAAAGCAGATATTCAGGCTTTATTTATAGCATCTGATGATAATCAGTCCATTCGTTGTAAATTTCCTGCACGAAGTCGTTGGTTGATGCAACAGTTAAACATCGACTCAAAACAGCTTCCAGCAGTGAATTGTCCTGAATTCGATGAATGGATCAATCAAATTAATCCTCATAAAGCAACGTTGATCTATGCAACTGATTTTATGGGTAATCCGAGCTCTATGTTTGGACACACCTTATTGCGTTTAGATCCTAAAGATCAACAACAATTAAACTTAGTTTCTTATGCAATTAATTATGCGGCAACGGTAAATAATCAAGACAATTGGTCTTATGCATGGAAGGGTTTAACTGGCCAATATCCTGGCGAATATTCTTTGATGCCATATTACCGTAAAGTAAAAGAATATGGTGATTTTGAAAGTCGTGATTTATGGGAATATGAGCTCAATTTGACACCAGAAGAAACACGATTCTTAGTTGAGCATATTTGGGAAATGCAACATGTAAGTTTCCCTTACTATTTTGTGAGTGATAACTGTGCCTATCGTTTACTCGGGCTAATTGACTTAGTCCGCCCAAATCTTAATCTAAAAGCTCAATTTAATTATGCAGCGATTCCAATTGAGACACTTAAAGCGGTCGATCAGCAGAAATTAGTAAAAGACGTTATTTATCGTCCAGCACTAGAAACACAACTATTATCTCAAGCAAAACAGCATGGAAGTAGTTTGGCAAAAGTTGCTCACAATGTTGCATTTACACCGATAGAGCAAGTGTCTGAAATTTTGCAACCTTATGAAATACACGATCAAGCCAAAATTCTTGAAATGGCTTATGATGATTTATATCTAAAATATATTAGTCATAAAGCCGATGCTGATTTTGCACCTATACATTTGCGCCAGTTACTCGCAAAGCGTAGTCAGATTCAGATAGATAAACAACGTCAAGAACCACAAAGACCTTCGATCCAGCCTGTTGAAGGACATCATGCTCGAAATATTTCTGTGAACATTGGAGAGGTGCAGGGCAAAACCTTTATTGAGCTGGGTCATCGTCAAGCTTATCACGACTTAATTGATCCATCGGGTGGTTATCGTTTAGGAACTCAATTACTTTTTCTAAATGGTGCGCTGCAATATCGCGAGGATAAGCTCAAACTTGAGCATTTAGATTTGCTCGCTGTTAATTCATATAATCCAATTCACCCCTTTAAAGCGCCTTTAACTTGGGGTTTTAATTTAGGTTGGAAACAAGAGGCGATTGATCAGGGTGATTTTACAGATCAATCCCAACATGGTGTCATGAATTTAAATATGCAAGTGGGCTACAGTTTAGCGGATGATGATCGTAAACATTTGTGTTATGCGCAAGTACAAGGACATTTACAAGGTGGCAGAGCACTCGAAAAAGGTTGGCGGATAGGGGCAGGGCCAACACTTGGGTGTATGAATCAGTGGACCAATCAAGTCAATAGCCTATTGCAAGTCGAGCTACCGTACTGGGAAGATCAAAAGCAATGGGGACTGAGGGTAGGAACACAAGTTCAGTATAGTTTAAATGCCAATAACGCTATCCGCTTAAATTGGAAATATGAACAACAAGATCATAAAGACTGGAATAAATTGGGTTTGGCTTTTATTCGTTTCTTTTAA
- a CDS encoding DUF3015 family protein, which translates to MLKKIALAVLLAAGSTVAMADNDVGCGVGTQVWAGKKGVGPKILAATTNGIFTNQLLGITFGTLGCRQGGTVTAQVVQFTNENSESLARDMAVGQGESLNVLAELMHIKSEDKARFFAVSKANFAEIYSSKNQNTLQVLDSLQNVMSNDDVLKAYV; encoded by the coding sequence ATGTTAAAAAAAATTGCATTAGCTGTATTACTCGCTGCTGGTTCAACTGTAGCAATGGCTGATAATGATGTAGGTTGTGGTGTTGGTACACAAGTATGGGCAGGTAAAAAAGGTGTAGGTCCTAAAATTCTTGCTGCAACGACCAACGGTATTTTTACTAACCAATTACTCGGTATTACTTTTGGTACATTGGGCTGCCGTCAAGGTGGGACAGTAACAGCACAAGTCGTTCAATTTACAAATGAAAACTCTGAGTCTTTAGCACGTGATATGGCTGTTGGTCAAGGCGAAAGTTTAAATGTTCTTGCTGAACTCATGCACATTAAATCTGAAGATAAAGCACGTTTCTTTGCAGTTTCTAAAGCAAACTTTGCTGAGATTTATTCAAGTAAAAATCAAAACACACTTCAAGTTTTAGATTCTTTACAAAACGTAATGTCAAATGATGATGTATTAAAAGCTTACGTTTAA
- a CDS encoding DUF817 domain-containing protein produces the protein MTKAASAALFGILLLIAFALTAPMGSHEYQGFFRYDYLLFYALIIQVCLIYLKLESWAEAKVIALFHILAMGMEIFLTHPAIASWQYPQPAVFKLLTVPLFAGFMYSAVGSFFARSLRLYQVSFENLPTFSNMLLLAVLSYLNFMTKFFIPDIRIGLFIWSVMIFWKTKIYFQLQQHRFKVPMLPILLLLAFIIWIAENISTFYKIWLYPSQVDAWHMVGWGKLGSWYLLLLLSLVLVLKILGVRDQNGTWKLY, from the coding sequence ATGACTAAGGCAGCTTCTGCTGCCTTATTTGGTATATTGCTTTTAATAGCCTTTGCGCTCACTGCTCCGATGGGAAGCCATGAATATCAAGGTTTTTTCCGTTATGATTACTTGCTATTTTATGCATTGATTATCCAAGTTTGTTTGATCTATTTAAAGTTGGAATCGTGGGCAGAGGCAAAAGTGATTGCTTTATTCCATATCCTTGCGATGGGAATGGAAATATTTCTTACACACCCTGCAATTGCTTCTTGGCAGTATCCACAACCCGCAGTATTTAAATTACTAACAGTGCCTTTATTTGCTGGCTTTATGTATTCAGCCGTGGGAAGTTTTTTTGCGCGCTCCTTACGACTTTATCAAGTTTCTTTCGAAAACTTACCCACTTTTAGCAATATGTTGTTACTGGCAGTGTTGTCTTATCTCAACTTTATGACAAAGTTTTTTATTCCAGATATTCGTATAGGATTGTTTATTTGGAGTGTGATGATTTTTTGGAAAACGAAAATATACTTTCAATTACAACAACACCGCTTCAAGGTTCCGATGCTGCCAATTTTATTATTGCTCGCGTTTATCATTTGGATTGCGGAAAATATCAGTACTTTTTATAAAATTTGGCTATATCCAAGTCAAGTCGATGCTTGGCATATGGTTGGATGGGGAAAGTTAGGCTCTTGGTATTTATTATTGCTATTGAGTTTAGTGCTTGTACTTAAAATATTAGGTGTTCGTGATCAAAATGGAACTTGGAAATTGTATTAA
- the hemE gene encoding uroporphyrinogen decarboxylase, giving the protein MTTLKNDRFLRALLREPVDTTPVWMMRQAGRYLPEYRDTRAEAGDFLSLCKNTDFACEVTLQPLRRYALDAAILFSDILTVPDALGLGLYFETGEGPKFHKTVRTEQDVANLPKLNAKSDLAYVMDAVSTIRSALNGQVPLIGFSGSPWTLATYMIEGGSSKEFRFTKQMMYAQPEVLHALLNHLADSVIDYLNAQIDAGAQAIQIFDSWGGALAHREYAEFSLNYMTKIIAGLQREKDGRRIPIIVFTKGGGQWLETMLTTGADAFGLDWTTPLYIARDVVAGRAALQGNLDPAVLYGSAATIEKSVKAMLDDAYRNGEKTGYIANLGHGITQWVDPAQPKIFVDTVHEYSAKYLG; this is encoded by the coding sequence ATGACAACGTTGAAGAATGATCGTTTCTTACGAGCTTTGCTACGTGAACCTGTAGACACCACCCCAGTATGGATGATGCGTCAAGCAGGGCGTTATTTACCAGAATATCGAGACACTCGTGCAGAGGCAGGGGATTTTCTTTCTTTATGTAAAAATACGGATTTTGCTTGTGAAGTGACATTGCAGCCTTTACGTCGTTATGCACTTGATGCCGCAATTTTATTTTCAGATATTTTAACTGTGCCAGACGCGCTCGGTCTAGGATTGTACTTTGAAACCGGAGAAGGACCAAAGTTCCATAAAACAGTCCGTACCGAACAAGATGTCGCAAATCTACCTAAGTTAAATGCAAAATCTGATCTTGCTTATGTGATGGATGCAGTTTCAACAATTCGATCTGCTTTGAATGGACAAGTACCATTGATTGGTTTTTCAGGCAGTCCATGGACTTTGGCAACCTACATGATCGAAGGTGGATCGAGTAAAGAATTTCGTTTCACCAAGCAAATGATGTATGCACAACCTGAAGTGCTTCATGCCTTGCTTAATCATCTTGCGGACTCAGTCATTGATTATTTAAATGCACAAATTGATGCTGGTGCTCAGGCGATTCAAATCTTTGATAGTTGGGGTGGTGCACTTGCACATCGTGAGTATGCTGAGTTTTCATTGAATTATATGACCAAGATTATTGCTGGGTTACAGCGTGAAAAAGATGGACGTCGTATTCCAATTATCGTTTTCACCAAAGGTGGGGGACAATGGCTGGAAACTATGTTAACGACAGGTGCTGATGCTTTTGGTCTTGACTGGACAACACCGTTGTATATAGCTCGTGATGTTGTTGCTGGTCGTGCAGCCTTGCAAGGAAACTTAGATCCTGCGGTACTTTATGGCTCTGCTGCTACTATTGAAAAATCAGTTAAAGCGATGCTTGACGATGCATATCGAAATGGTGAAAAGACGGGTTATATCGCAAACCTAGGTCATGGAATTACGCAGTGGGTTGATCCTGCCCAACCAAAAATCTTTGTTGATACAGTACATGAATATAGTGCGAAATATTTGGGTTAA
- a CDS encoding L,D-transpeptidase family protein, which yields MFVRSLLAMSLSCILANVAFAAPTTEQPLKPQKISAVQDPIDPLAIDYAASSSSAVSSAAASEPQLSPNPAANVAQKIENTPETPVTAAPAREATLDTTTTATKTPSQAPEVPASWTMDAINSAEWYEDMPRRQLPVYARAHVMLNNAHASPGAIDGSNGQNTLKAIASFQQMNGLTPTGQLTKETWDALVAKQTKPAYVEYTITEADLKGPYAESIPTDYALQAKMKGLYYTRVTEMLGEKFHMDERFLRQLNPRANFNKVGEKIVVANVRNDLPEDIHLIVAHKGAKQLYLFNSRNQMIASFPATIGSTSTPSPTGTYKVTGVAKNPWYSYSPSNFVQGKNLKPLSLPPGPNGPVGNIWIGLSKKSFGIHGTPNPSMISKNASHGCIRLTNWDANDLGNKVRAGVTVRFLE from the coding sequence ATGTTTGTTCGCTCATTACTCGCTATGAGTTTAAGTTGTATTCTTGCTAATGTTGCTTTTGCTGCGCCAACAACTGAGCAACCATTAAAACCCCAAAAAATTTCTGCCGTCCAAGATCCGATTGATCCTTTGGCAATTGATTATGCTGCATCAAGCAGTAGCGCTGTATCTTCTGCTGCCGCATCAGAACCTCAACTTAGCCCAAATCCAGCAGCCAATGTTGCTCAAAAAATAGAAAACACACCAGAAACTCCAGTAACAGCTGCGCCTGCTCGCGAAGCCACACTGGACACAACAACAACGGCAACAAAAACACCGTCTCAAGCACCTGAAGTTCCTGCATCATGGACAATGGATGCAATTAACTCAGCTGAGTGGTATGAAGACATGCCTAGACGTCAGTTACCTGTTTATGCGCGTGCTCATGTTATGTTGAATAATGCACATGCTTCACCGGGTGCAATTGATGGCTCAAATGGTCAAAACACATTAAAAGCAATTGCTTCTTTCCAGCAAATGAATGGCTTAACACCTACTGGACAACTCACCAAGGAAACTTGGGATGCTCTAGTTGCAAAACAAACTAAGCCAGCTTATGTTGAATATACAATCACTGAGGCGGACCTCAAAGGTCCTTATGCTGAATCAATTCCAACAGACTATGCCTTACAAGCAAAAATGAAAGGATTGTATTACACCCGCGTAACTGAAATGTTAGGTGAAAAGTTCCATATGGATGAGCGTTTCCTAAGACAGCTTAATCCTAGAGCAAACTTTAACAAGGTGGGTGAAAAGATTGTTGTAGCCAATGTCCGTAATGATTTACCTGAAGATATTCATTTAATCGTTGCACACAAAGGTGCAAAACAACTGTATTTATTTAACAGTCGCAATCAAATGATCGCTTCGTTTCCTGCAACAATTGGCAGTACAAGTACGCCTTCTCCAACAGGTACTTACAAGGTAACAGGCGTTGCTAAAAATCCATGGTATAGCTACTCACCATCTAACTTCGTTCAAGGTAAAAACCTTAAGCCATTGTCACTTCCACCTGGCCCAAATGGTCCAGTAGGTAACATTTGGATTGGCCTGAGCAAAAAGTCTTTCGGTATTCACGGAACTCCAAATCCATCAATGATTTCTAAAAATGCATCTCATGGTTGTATTCGTCTTACCAACTGGGATGCAAATGACCTTGGTAATAAAGTACGTGCTGGTGTAACTGTAAGATTTTTAGAATAA
- a CDS encoding diguanylate cyclase yields the protein MENQYDLEQLRRSKEALEQLVAQHFKSRRIHHALPTKLENDFWRFNLERTRINAIQFFGQGVITYAIFVLLILPSNYIVIQGSEDFVADFVYSILSLIVVGLALFLFWAFARFRKFSQFFYPAACTLVFCTIVFTSILMMSVSNVVLQNQAMVLIAFLYMLGFILSGIKPLHMLFIGACAAIVILFFLYLFNVSYDLLMIGRTFIGSILLGFSISVMLTSKERRIFLKSKISEIDEKILRLQASELLHLSQHDDLTNVSNRRTFEEMCTYYYDLACQEQKPLAVLFIDIDYFKNYNDFYGHQMGDHAISEIAKTIKGSIRHMDFIARYGGEEFVVLLPETPAQGAYAVATNIYRAIERLMIPHEKSLVSNHVTISLGITVFNGNPSISQELLIDTADKALYRAKQLGRNQIYYQPLPNLQEHYQN from the coding sequence ATGGAAAATCAATATGATCTTGAGCAGTTAAGGAGATCTAAAGAAGCACTTGAACAACTTGTTGCTCAACATTTTAAATCAAGACGGATACATCATGCTTTACCTACAAAGTTAGAAAATGACTTTTGGCGGTTTAATCTTGAGCGGACGCGTATTAATGCCATTCAATTTTTTGGTCAAGGCGTAATTACTTATGCAATTTTTGTATTACTAATTTTACCTTCTAACTATATCGTCATACAGGGGAGTGAGGACTTTGTTGCAGATTTTGTATATAGCATTCTAAGTTTAATTGTTGTTGGCTTAGCTTTATTTTTATTTTGGGCTTTTGCACGATTTAGAAAATTTAGTCAATTCTTTTATCCTGCAGCTTGCACGCTTGTTTTCTGTACGATTGTTTTTACTTCGATTTTGATGATGAGTGTATCCAATGTCGTACTTCAGAATCAGGCGATGGTTTTGATTGCATTTCTCTACATGTTGGGATTTATTCTAAGTGGTATCAAGCCACTGCACATGCTGTTTATTGGCGCTTGTGCAGCAATTGTTATTTTATTTTTTTTATATTTATTTAATGTGTCTTATGACTTGCTCATGATTGGTCGAACCTTTATTGGTAGCATCTTATTGGGTTTTTCCATTAGTGTTATGTTGACCTCTAAAGAGCGAAGAATTTTTTTAAAATCTAAAATTTCAGAAATTGATGAAAAAATTTTACGTTTACAAGCATCTGAACTTCTACATTTGAGTCAGCATGATGATTTAACAAATGTATCAAACCGTCGTACTTTTGAGGAAATGTGTACCTATTATTATGATCTAGCATGCCAAGAGCAGAAACCATTGGCTGTTCTATTTATTGATATTGATTATTTTAAAAACTATAACGATTTTTATGGGCATCAAATGGGAGACCATGCGATTTCTGAGATTGCCAAGACGATTAAAGGCTCAATTCGTCATATGGATTTTATTGCACGCTATGGTGGAGAGGAGTTTGTGGTACTTTTACCTGAAACACCTGCACAAGGTGCCTACGCTGTAGCAACAAATATTTATCGAGCCATTGAACGTTTGATGATCCCACATGAAAAGTCGTTGGTATCTAATCATGTAACTATTAGCTTAGGGATCACAGTGTTTAATGGTAATCCATCTATTAGCCAAGAATTGCTGATTGATACTGCTGATAAAGCTTTATATCGGGCAAAACAGTTGGGACGCAATCAGATCTATTACCAACCTTTGCCTAATCTCCAAGAACATTATCAGAATTAA
- the pyrC gene encoding dihydroorotase codes for MNTLTLLQPDDWHAHLRDGLALKRTVPDLAKQFARAICMPNLVPPVKTVAEALAYRERILAHIPEGLDFDPRMVLYFTDHTSPDEVRKIKDSEHVNAIKLYPAGATTNSDNGVSDIRKVYAVIEQLEEHQVPLLLHGEVTHNHVDIFDREKRFLDEVLSPLLKQFPKLKVVLEHITTSDAANFVLEQDRNVAATITPQHLLFNRNDMLVGGVKPHFYCLPILKRQTHQTTLLEVATSGNPKFFLGTDSAPHAQNAKENACGCAGCYSAPNAIELYAQAFDQVGKLERLEGFASIFGADFYGLPRNTSTITLVKEEHTVAESFDYLDDQKIIPLHAGKTLQWRKV; via the coding sequence TTGAATACGCTTACTCTTTTACAACCCGATGATTGGCACGCACACTTGCGTGATGGTTTAGCTTTAAAACGTACAGTTCCCGATTTAGCAAAACAGTTTGCTCGCGCAATATGTATGCCGAATCTAGTTCCTCCAGTTAAAACCGTTGCTGAAGCATTGGCTTATCGTGAGCGTATTCTTGCCCATATTCCTGAAGGGCTTGATTTTGATCCACGTATGGTACTTTATTTTACCGATCACACCTCTCCTGATGAAGTCCGTAAAATCAAAGATTCTGAGCATGTAAATGCCATCAAACTTTACCCTGCTGGAGCAACAACAAACTCAGATAATGGTGTAAGTGATATTCGTAAAGTTTACGCTGTTATTGAACAACTTGAGGAGCATCAAGTCCCATTACTATTACATGGTGAAGTGACTCACAATCATGTCGATATCTTCGATCGTGAAAAAAGATTTTTAGATGAAGTACTTTCACCCTTGCTTAAACAGTTTCCAAAACTAAAAGTCGTATTAGAGCATATTACAACAAGTGATGCGGCTAACTTTGTCCTTGAACAAGATCGTAATGTTGCAGCAACAATTACTCCTCAACATTTATTATTCAATCGAAATGATATGTTGGTTGGAGGTGTAAAACCTCATTTTTATTGCTTACCTATTTTAAAGCGTCAAACACATCAAACTACTTTATTGGAAGTCGCGACGAGCGGCAATCCAAAGTTCTTCTTAGGCACAGATAGCGCACCACACGCACAAAATGCCAAAGAGAATGCATGTGGATGTGCAGGCTGTTATAGCGCGCCAAATGCGATTGAACTTTATGCACAAGCATTTGATCAAGTTGGAAAACTAGAGCGTCTAGAAGGCTTTGCCAGCATATTCGGTGCTGACTTCTATGGTTTGCCACGGAATACCTCAACGATCACTTTAGTGAAAGAAGAACATACTGTTGCTGAATCTTTTGACTATCTTGATGATCAAAAAATCATTCCACTTCATGCAGGTAAAACACTGCAATGGAGAAAAGTGTGA